Within Plasmodium brasilianum strain Bolivian I chromosome Unknown PB_00_09, whole genome shotgun sequence, the genomic segment agtttctatgtttatccttttaagttggatatatcatttttacatttttaaggtaaggtaataatatttagagttatttgtattacattttttgtgCTTTGTTTTTGTTAGTACTTTTTCATAgtgtaaaattattcatttgtttatataaaacctttttttttgttttttttagagTACGTATAGTAAATTTTTGGTTGAATGCTATAATTATCgtagaatattatataaaacaaattatcgTATACTAGCAATATATAATCAGGATAAGGATTCATGTGTTGTATGTTTAAGAGAACATATACCAAATGGAGGAAACGATCAAAAAGGAATAACTAACAATGATAAATGTTCCaaagggaaaaagaaaatattaaatggaAGTTTACCACAAAGTGCAAGAAAAGgcaaaaaagatataaaaaataaatcatatttatttgaaacaaaaaaatattcctatTTAGAAAGAAAGATATTCAAGGAACTTGATTATGaacattttcttaaaaataacagGACAATTAGCAATAaagtttacaaaaaaattatacgtaAAAAACTCGTATCACTACTCAATTCACCTTTTatgttattgtttttattgttcTTAATAGGATTTATATTAGATTTATCTGTTAATTGTGGGTTTATACGTGGGATGGTTAAGACATTGACTTTAATTGTACCTGGATGGTTTGGTCacttaaataatatgttGAAGACCTCCAATTTAAGTTGGTTGTTCGAGCCTTTGGATAAAGTAAAGAAACTGATACGTGCAAGTACGAAGACTAGGACGGGTTGGAAAGTAGAGATGGTAGACGGATATAGTTACGTGCCgtatttttttgtctttcttatatatataatacctttaattatattaggtATCACACTTATATTAGGAGttctttattatcataagaaagttatgaaatatgaaaaaattaaattaaggaaaatataagatGTAACATGTTTTCTTATCTAATGAGGTATTTAATTTAGTGTAACAAATGTAGTATATTTGAGTATGTTCTTATTTATCATACATACCAgtcattaaatattataaatgctGAGATATGTACATATCCTATATTGCGCACAAtaggtaaaaaatatgttcttcaattttttgtaaatatcaatgctataattttgtaaaatatatattttaatatattccttcagtttaattaaatatttatcttttaatatatatatatttatatatgtaaatacattttcattaaaaatatatttctatgttttataataaatatataataagacatttcttataatatttttgaagtcgtttatttatttatatttgacCTATATGAAATATCactttctacattttttcttattacgctctaaaattattatttgttgatgcaattataaatatatataattgcttttagaatgaatataaatatatgtcgttttatatttaataaaataaattaatatattttgttgtatttatacatatttttttctttaaaataaaatgtaaaagttCATATATAAGAAAGATTATATAAAGCagaagaatattttaatatagaacaaaatataacctgaaaaagaataaaataaagtattatattaatatgtatgaATCGTTATTTAAGCATTTTCattagtataatatatgatgcattaaaactatataaaaagcataagtacatgaaaaaattataacataaaaataaaacataaatgatATGAATGTgcaaaagtataaaaaattatgtgatgatcatatatatattattccaaTAAATTAACAGgacgttatatatattttcaataggttgtatatatgaatattaacttttattaacttttaaaaaatattgaacaACATGGAATTAatggtaaaataaatacatatatataacagtaTATAAATCaatatcataattatataaaaatattatgaattaaattatgataatttatttttttgaggTACTTATTAATGTATACACCACCGGAAGCATATACTTTTGCTTAATTTCTAAGAgcaaataagaaaaaaagtagtatttttacaatagaaatattataaaattacacaatataaagaataattatgaaCTAAATTACTGTTTTAGAAGAAcgattattatttttatttattgtgaaaaaatatttaagaaacTGAAATGATTTacattatatagatataactttgaaaatatgatttattaaaagaaaagtacatatataaaaatggtataattaaaataatgaaataacgGAAATAATTTAGGATATACAgttgaatgaaaaaaatgataaaagaatagtaggaatata encodes:
- a CDS encoding fam-l protein: MEQKIKTLLFFKVSMFILLSWIYHFYIFKSTYSKFLVECYNYRRILYKTNYRILAIYNQDKDSCVVCLREHIPNGGNDQKGITNNDKCSKGKKKILNGSLPQSARKGKKDIKNKSYLFETKKYSYLERKIFKELDYEHFLKNNRTISNKVYKKIIRKKLVSLLNSPFMLLFLLFLIGFILDLSVNCGFIRGMVKTLTLIVPGWFGHLNNMLKTSNLSWLFEPLDKVKKLIRASTKTRTGWKVEMVDGYSYVPYFFVFLIYIIPLIILGITLILGVLYYHKKVMKYEKIKLRKI